CTGAGTCAAGCAGGTACTGGGAAAAATGGATTAGTAGAGACCAAGCAGGATTGGGCTCAGGCCCCCATCTATGCGTTGCTCAGCAAGACTGAAGCATTGTAACAATGCTGAACATTGATCTCAAAATGGATTAGGGAGGAAGTATTTTCTTGCCTTGAAAATGTAGATAAGGCCCAGAGAAGATGTGACTTGTTTCACTGTTGCATGATAAGCCAAGAGTTCTGGCTTCCAGcccagtgctctaaccattacTCTGTGCCATCAATTCCCTTACTTTTGACCACCCTACAGTGGTAACATGTAAGGCCAAAtcttagtcccactgaagtgaatggcaagATTTTGTCCCTGGAGACAACCTCAGAGAGAGCAAGTGGACAATAGTATTAACATGAAAGAGACAACTGAGTCAATTAGGCAGAActatcaaaggggaaaaaagccccACTGTTTAATAGAATTATGTCTTAATTGATGTTAGTGGAAAACAAACTGCATAATTAACACAAACAGTCCAGATGGTTTAAAATCAGTCAGTCTGGCGATTATGTGGACTAATTTTTTCCCTGGCTGCACAGAACAGGAATTGGTTAGACACAGTCATGCCCATACATAATTTACACAGCATacaatatctttaaaataaagatcTAGAACTTGAAAAATAAGCATTCCTCtgagagaaaaacaaatatgTAATTCTGTTGACTGTAAGAACAGCACTCTGCTGCCCCTGTGGTGGCTCAGAGTAATGCAGCTCTACCCCAGTGTCTTTTATCCCTGTCCCTAGATAATGACACCTTGAAATCTGGTTAGTAAATATAtaatcacatttaaaatatatacattttgtcttaaaaaaaaaaaaatttacattttatcaaCATTGGAAAACGTTGGACTAGTCCCAAGTCAACTCGTGGGACATGAACACcccttttaaaaagatttatttttaaccctttttatAAAGTGCCACTGGttgcagctatttttaaaagttcacttTTGTAGCACTTGCCATTTCAGGCAACGTAAAGTACAAAGATACTGACTAGCTAGGGCCAAGATGGGTTAGCATCAAATCTACAGCCCAACCTTGCCAACTGACAAGTTTTGTTTTTACATAGAGGCCAGGTTTGCATGAATTCCATCTCTAGCCAGTAGGGACCATGGTACATGGTTACCACACAAATGAGTAAGTCACTGAGAAATACatgggctggggtgggtggaTTTTACAAGGGGCTGCTCTCTTTCTAGTGCAGGGAGAGTTGATACTGTAAACAGTCTAATAGTTTGAGGTGCAAATTTCCCTGGGGGATGAGGAAGGCTGCTGCTTCCTTCAGTCACCTCCATAATTTAGCTTTCGTTTTAAAAAGTTAGATTTGCTTGGTGGTTTTTGCAACAAATGACCCCTTAGTCCAAAATGTGCAAATTTTCCCTTTTATTGCTCTGGTGCATTAATTAGTTTTGGCATTTCAGGTGACCCCATACAGGTCCTTCAAGAAAAATTTGTTCTTAAAGCAATCCAGATCTAACTGCTGCTAGGAATGAAAAAATTGTGGCTAACATTCCTTTGCTTCAACCCTGTCAATGTGGGTGAGTCCAACTTCTATTTACAGTAGCTGTCAGGGAACTAAAACTAACTTAGTGCAGTGACGTTGTTTCTAGCTCCATTCTTCTAGAAGCTGGTCAGTGTTTAGTATGGTTAAGAAGCATCTTCACTGGTCACCAAATGCTGCTagcgtttaaaaaaaatctttgcttccAACTCAGCTTTGGAGTCTTGTTCCaggtctgtctccctccctgcttgGAGCTGGGCTAGAGTAGTCGCATGGAAAGAAGAGAATGTGTTTGCCACAAGAAAACAACCTGTTCCTGCCCAAGTGACTGGATTTGCAATACTGCAGAGGGTGTGGGTTGGGATCTCgagccagcagagggcactctcaGCTGTAGCAACATGCTCCAGCCAGGCTGGCACTGACTAGCCCAAAACATGCTCATCCCAGTCTTCGGCCAGGAGCCATTTaaccaggaatcagagtagcagctgtgttagtctgtatccgcaaaaagaaaaggaatatttgtggcacctttgagactaacaaatttatttgagcatgcatctgatgaagtgaactatagctcacgctcaaataaatttgttagtctctaagatgccataagtactccttttcttttaaccaggaATGAATCCATGCAGGAAGCAGGTCAGGTAGATCTTAATTTCCTGACAAAGCTGTTGTGAAGGGTTGAGCCTGTTTGCTCCTTTGTGCGGTACAGACTGTGCCAGCGCTGCCTCAGGGCGGCTCTGAGGGCACTGCAGTGGGGATTTAAATCCACTTGGATTACACGCTGCCTTACACTGATGTGCTTAAAAAGCACCAAAGAAAGCAGGCAGATTTCTTCTCACCCAGAGAGCTCCCAAGCTGCAACAAGTCCCGTCTTATTTCAGCAGCTGACAGGCCCTGCTGGGGCTGCGCATTAAGTGCTTGGCTCTGCTGTGCCTGCCTAAGGAGGTCCTCTCCCCCAACATGCTGTTGGTAGGGTTTAAATAATAAGACGCATGACCCCACTCTGGGGCTAGTGAGGAAAAGGCCCTTGAGGAAGCTTTGTGTGGAGGTGAGAGGAAGAGGAGCTCTTTGCAGCCAGCAGCTGAGCTCATTTCTTGGGGGAGGCTGGACACCCAGGAGTGGGAGTTGCTGCACTCACTCAAACTCTGCTGAGGGTGGAAGGGTGCAGCTGACTCTTCCTTGTTCTCGTCTCCTGCAGCTACAAAGGGACATTGAGCAGTGACTGGGCTGCTGCATCTCCAGTCCATTGGGATGCCCTGAGTGGGCCAGGAAAGGTGAGGGAGGTGCACACTCTAAGTCCTAAAGTGCAGGAGGGAGAAGGATCAGAGCAGCTGTAGCAATCCCTGGGCAGAGTTCAGGGCCATCCCCCTTCAGGCATTAGCACAGCAACTGGGGATGAGTGGCAGGGGACTAAGTCTCAGTCCAGCATGGCGTCCAGCTGGTCAGCCAGGTCATCAAACATGTTGCTGATGTCTTCCAGGATGTTATTAGCCGAGTGCGTAGCCCCATAATGactgagaaggaaagaaagaaaagacaggaTGGGTAAGGCCATGTGACGAGTGAAGGCTTCGGTGCCCTGTGAAGCCAACACTGCCAGGGGGCCCTAGTGCCTCCCCCAAACCAAGGGGTTGGTAGGACCCAACCACTGCTCAAGCCTTGCCCTGTGCACAGCTCAGAAATGACTAGCATTCATGGGGGGCCCCCCACGAAATGGAACCATGTTTTAACAGTGCCATGACACAGGTTGATGGACCTTTGGCCCAGCAGTGGAGGAAGTTGAGAGAGAACCTGGCCCAAGTGTTTCTAGGCACTCTTGAGGAATATGGGGCTGAGGGATAACTTACCCACTCAGCCCTGCTCGCCCCCCAGGGCTGTTCCCTCACCTGTCCAACTCCTCAGCTGTTATTTTTTTCTCAGCAGCCTGCAGCGCAGCTGCCAGGGAGGAGTTGGTCTGTTCCAGTCTCTGCTGAGCCAGGGCTGCATCCGGAGCAGCACTCAAAGGTTTCATAAAAATGGGCACCCCGTTGCTCAAGTCTGCCTTGTTGCCAATCTCCAGCTTTGAGGGGCAGGCAACAGCAGTGGATCCTGCCACCTCTGGTGCCATCTCAGCAGTTGCCCAGGGGGCGATGGTATTCCGGGAGGGCTGCAGGACTTGCTGATAAATTGTTTTTGGCCCTGAAAATACCAGCTTCGTAGAAGCAACAGATGTGTGCTTGGCTGAGGCATCTGGAAGGGAACAGATAAAACCTAGTTCAGTCCTGGCCCCATGCGGTGAACATTGGCTCTGTGAGTACacgcacgcgcgcgcgcgcacacacacacagagaagggaTGTAGCTgacagctgccccaccccaccgTATTCCCTACAGCGCCCCCCTGAGGAGGAGCTTTTAGTTCACTCTGAATACGAACGCCATGTTGCATGTACCTGGCCCTACAGTTGAGGTCCTCAGGAGGACAGCACCCTCATGCAGCTCCCCAGGGCTGGCTGATTTCGGAGGAAGTGAAGGCTTTTTGATCCCCTTCTCCAGAGACAGGATGCTCTTCTCAATCTCCGCAATTCTGAATTCCACTCTGTCGTCATCAAAACCGTCTCCGCTCCCCCcaggctctggctctggcacTTGTAGTGCTGGGCCCATGATGCTCACAGCTTGGGCCTGTGCATATTGTGGGGGCGGACTCGCAAGAGCCTGGCTCTGGCCAGCCAAGCTGAACACTTTTAGCAGAGTCTGGAGTGGCTCCCTCTCCTTGCACCGGGGCCTCCGCTTCACCGTGTCAGACTCGGTGAGGTTGAATTCCAGCACTTCCAACTCCTTCccagcagaggagcagggaggccCCACATTGGCAGGTGTCGGGGAGCTGGACTCAGAGTCCTGGCTGGTAGCTTCTGCCTTGTGTTGCCCGGTAGGCTTTGGTCGCTGTTTGATGGTTAAGTTGCCTTCTTCTGCAAATGGAATGCATTCACTGGAGCTGTTCTGAGAGGACGACGATGAGATCTCACAGTCCTCTGGGCCAGGTCTCTGCTCCTCCTCTGTGTCAGACTGGACATCCTCCAGGCTGCTTTGCAAGGCCTCCATTGTGGTGACGCTGGGTTCACTGAACGTGCGACGGCGGGGCCTGTTTTCAAAGGTGTCTCTCTCGTTATCCGGGAGCCTTGTGCTGCAGGAGCCTTCAGAGATCCTGGCGCCACAGGGCTGACCATCTGAGCCTGCTCTAGAAACTAGCTCGTGATCTGGAGTTAGGGGCTTTGGTAACAGAAGAGGCTTTGGTGGACTCCCACCTACGGTGGGCACCTCGAGCATTGCAGCTATGCTCTTCACTGTTTGGCTGGTGCCTGCATTGCTGGTGCCCAGCCATGGTGAGGGAGCCACATCCACCGAATCTTGGGCAACAGCCGGCTGCCTTTCTGAttccagaccctgctccccctcTGCCTCCATAGCCTGGACACTGGAGACAGAGCTCAGGCGCTTGGGTGGTGGAGGTGGAGGCCCTTTCCTCTTCGCCCGGATGGCAAAGGACTGGCTGCGAACGACCTTGGTGTCTGACTGCAGATAGGTGCGTGGCACTTGGCTCCGTCCCGGGCGCCTGGTGAGGGTAGCGTAGGAGCCCAGGGTGCTGGTGACTACCTCCTCCTTCTCATGCTCACCATCTGACACAGCGTAGCGGTTCAGGCTGTGAGAGCGCTTCTTGTACTTGAAAGTGTCTCCATTTTGCTGTTCTCCAGCCTGCCAGGAGCCCCGGGTGGCACCAGGCTTTGGAGACATGTATGGtgattctgtgccactgcagtgggAATGGAGATAGGAGAAAGCTTTCTGAGCTGATGACTGGAGGTTGCTCCTCTGGGAAGAGGAGAACTGGGGGTACAGATGTGCTGGGTTCTTGGGCTGCTCAGGAACACCAGGGGATTTCAAGGAGATGTGAGGATACATGAAGACATAGGGTGCTGTGCCCTTGTTGGGTGTCTgcggtggggtgcagggggttgctGCTGGTAGAGAGTTGGATGGCTGTAACAGTGGAATGCTGCCTTTCTGAGCCACAGGCCGCTGGTACTGATCTGTTCCTTCGGGGAGGTTCCTCTCTTTCAGAGGGCTTCCTCCACACCCATTGGAGTAACCATTCAGTCCCTCTTGGGTGGTCAGTTTGGTAATAACCTTCCCGTAATTATCTTGGTTAGGTCTCCCTGGCAGAACATCCACATTCTCCTTCTGCCGGGGCTGCGTGGAGGAGTGCCCGCTGCTGCCCAGGCTCTCCTGGGAATGGCTAGAGAGGATGGTCTTGGACAACATGTTGTCCTGAGAATGCCCTGACCCTCTGGAGCGCATTCCAATGCTCTCCTGACTCCGTGACATCCCCTGAGTGTTCTTCATGGGGAGGGTTTCCTGGCAGCTGTTGGACATGGCTGTTTGGAGCTCATAGCTCAGCTCGCTGTCCTGGAAGGTTATCATCTTGGGCGTGTGCGGAGACTGGGACTCTCCATTCTCAACAGACTCAATGGTGACTATGTCCAGGGCCCCAGGGATTTTGCGTCTTGCCGGTTTGGTGTCGGCTTGGTTCAAGTTCTTGCGGATGTCTGTCAGCTTCTTGACAGCCAGCATGATCTTCTTCTGGTGGCCTGCAGATGCACAGGAgtgaaaggagagttcagtttctGTGGCCCAACAGGAAGGACAATTGTGGTTTTAAAGCTGTGGACCCCTGAGCACTACTACACTGCGACCTTTGCACACAGAATGCCATCAGAGCTTGCAGTTACCATGATATGGGCTGGATTTTAGCCAGCATCATAGAGGGCAGGGACTCCACCCTTATGGCTGCTGAGCAGCCCCAGCAACTCACCCAGCTTGTTGACGCCAATCTCCTGCAGGTCCTCCCACGTCAGGTCTGTTACGATGCTGATGGAGTCATAGCCATTGCTCACCAGCTTCTTATGGTACTGGGGCAGCCCAATGGCGCTCAGCCACTCCATCAGGTCAGCCTAAACAGCAACAGGGACAATTTTCATTAGCATCCCAGGTACGGATGGCTCTgccctgattcttctctcttccctgctaCATTTGCTTCCTACCTGCCTTGTGAGAGAACTAGGCATTGCATTCCCTGCTGCCCTTTGAGACACTTCCACACACCTGGGGGTGTCCCAGATTGCTCCATGTGAGCAGTTCTCTGCCTAGGCTAGGCCATCCCTGCGCTGTTACCGGGGGAAGGTTAGAAACCATGTAGCCATCACTGTCACTTCACTCAAGGCTCTTCCCTCCATACCCCCTGCTGCTTTCACGTGGCTGGCTGCATGACCCACTGTGGACTCTCGTTAAAACCTGCACTTGAGGCTGCTGGGCCTGCTACCTCATTTACACACAGTGGGAATCTGTGCCAGCCACAGCCCCAGAGAAAAGTGCACAGTCTCATAGGGCCCAGAGCCCAGTATCTGTGCCTGAGAACAGCCTCAGGGCATCCATAGTGCTGGTGCAAAGGACAAGACATGCCCACAAT
This portion of the Dermochelys coriacea isolate rDerCor1 chromosome 14, rDerCor1.pri.v4, whole genome shotgun sequence genome encodes:
- the CASKIN2 gene encoding caskin-2 isoform X1 codes for the protein MMGREQELIQAVKNGDVPSVQKLVAKVKASKSKLLGSAKRLNVNYQDADGFSALHHAALGGSLELISLLLEAQATVDIKDSNGMRPLHYAAWQGRVEPVHLLLRAAASVNMASLDGQIPLHLSAQYGHYEVSEMLLQHQSNPCLINKAKKTPLDLACEFGRLKVAQLLLNSHMCVALLEGQSKDTSDPNYTTPLHLAAKNGHKEIIRQLLKAGIEINRQTKTGTALHEAALYGKTEVVRLLLEGGVDVNIRNTYNQTALDIVNQFTTSHASKDIKQLLREASGILKVRALKDFWNLHDPTALNIRAGDIITVLEQHSDGRWKGHIHDTQKGTDRVGYFPPSIVEVISKRTGMTLPRLVPAHQRQGIAAPPGGLQPLPGDAPQQAPLSLPTAYGHLTLTRTAPEPENSAGDRNSVGSEGSIGSIRSAGSGQSNEGNNGQSTSILIENATLLHPGGEDLQLHLLGSNSQNGQLNSLTGTLGRQNLANCNTSNRIFSHQYLRPEQLLQGKDAEAIYNWLSEFQLEFYTANFLNAGYDVPTISRMTPEDLTAIGVTKPGHRKKISTEIGQLSIAEWLPNYIPADLMEWLSAIGLPQYHKKLVSNGYDSISIVTDLTWEDLQEIGVNKLGHQKKIMLAVKKLTDIRKNLNQADTKPARRKIPGALDIVTIESVENGESQSPHTPKMITFQDSELSYELQTAMSNSCQETLPMKNTQGMSRSQESIGMRSRGSGHSQDNMLSKTILSSHSQESLGSSGHSSTQPRQKENVDVLPGRPNQDNYGKVITKLTTQEGLNGYSNGCGGSPLKERNLPEGTDQYQRPVAQKGSIPLLQPSNSLPAATPCTPPQTPNKGTAPYVFMYPHISLKSPGVPEQPKNPAHLYPQFSSSQRSNLQSSAQKAFSYLHSHCSGTESPYMSPKPGATRGSWQAGEQQNGDTFKYKKRSHSLNRYAVSDGEHEKEEVVTSTLGSYATLTRRPGRSQVPRTYLQSDTKVVRSQSFAIRAKRKGPPPPPPKRLSSVSSVQAMEAEGEQGLESERQPAVAQDSVDVAPSPWLGTSNAGTSQTVKSIAAMLEVPTVGGSPPKPLLLPKPLTPDHELVSRAGSDGQPCGARISEGSCSTRLPDNERDTFENRPRRRTFSEPSVTTMEALQSSLEDVQSDTEEEQRPGPEDCEISSSSSQNSSSECIPFAEEGNLTIKQRPKPTGQHKAEATSQDSESSSPTPANVGPPCSSAGKELEVLEFNLTESDTVKRRPRCKEREPLQTLLKVFSLAGQSQALASPPPQYAQAQAVSIMGPALQVPEPEPGGSGDGFDDDRVEFRIAEIEKSILSLEKGIKKPSLPPKSASPGELHEGAVLLRTSTVGPDASAKHTSVASTKLVFSGPKTIYQQVLQPSRNTIAPWATAEMAPEVAGSTAVACPSKLEIGNKADLSNGVPIFMKPLSAAPDAALAQQRLEQTNSSLAAALQAAEKKITAEELDSHYGATHSANNILEDISNMFDDLADQLDAMLD
- the CASKIN2 gene encoding caskin-2 isoform X5, which gives rise to MRPLHYAAWQGRVEPVHLLLRAAASVNMASLDGQIPLHLSAQYGHYEVSEMLLQHQSNPCLINKAKKTPLDLACEFGRLKVAQLLLNSHMCVALLEGQSKDTSDPNYTTPLHLAAKNGHKEIIRQLLKAGIEINRQTKTGTALHEAALYGKTEVVRLLLEGGVDVNIRNTYNQTALDIVNQFTTSHASKDIKQLLREASGILKVRALKDFWNLHDPTALNIRAGDIITVLEQHSDGRWKGHIHDTQKGTDRVGYFPPSIVEVISKRTGMTLPRLVPAHQRQGIAAPPGGLQPLPGDAPQQAPLSLPTAYGHLTLTRTAPEPENSAGDRNSVGSEGSIGSIRSAGSGQSNEGNNGQSTSILIENATLLHPGGEDLQLHLLGSNSQNGQLNSLTGTLGRQNLANCNTSNRIFSHQYLRPEQLLQGKDAEAIYNWLSEFQLEFYTANFLNAGYDVPTISRMTPEDLTAIGVTKPGHRKKISTEIGQLSIAEWLPNYIPADLMEWLSAIGLPQYHKKLVSNGYDSISIVTDLTWEDLQEIGVNKLGHQKKIMLAVKKLTDIRKNLNQADTKPARRKIPGALDIVTIESVENGESQSPHTPKMITFQDSELSYELQTAMSNSCQETLPMKNTQGMSRSQESIGMRSRGSGHSQDNMLSKTILSSHSQESLGSSGHSSTQPRQKENVDVLPGRPNQDNYGKVITKLTTQEGLNGYSNGCGGSPLKERNLPEGTDQYQRPVAQKGSIPLLQPSNSLPAATPCTPPQTPNKGTAPYVFMYPHISLKSPGVPEQPKNPAHLYPQFSSSQRSNLQSSAQKAFSYLHSHCSGTESPYMSPKPGATRGSWQAGEQQNGDTFKYKKRSHSLNRYAVSDGEHEKEEVVTSTLGSYATLTRRPGRSQVPRTYLQSDTKVVRSQSFAIRAKRKGPPPPPPKRLSSVSSVQAMEAEGEQGLESERQPAVAQDSVDVAPSPWLGTSNAGTSQTVKSIAAMLEVPTVGGSPPKPLLLPKPLTPDHELVSRAGSDGQPCGARISEGSCSTRLPDNERDTFENRPRRRTFSEPSVTTMEALQSSLEDVQSDTEEEQRPGPEDCEISSSSSQNSSSECIPFAEEGNLTIKQRPKPTGQHKAEATSQDSESSSPTPANVGPPCSSAGKELEVLEFNLTESDTVKRRPRCKEREPLQTLLKVFSLAGQSQALASPPPQYAQAQAVSIMGPALQVPEPEPGGSGDGFDDDRVEFRIAEIEKSILSLEKGIKKPSLPPKSASPGELHEGAVLLRTSTVGPDASAKHTSVASTKLVFSGPKTIYQQVLQPSRNTIAPWATAEMAPEVAGSTAVACPSKLEIGNKADLSNGVPIFMKPLSAAPDAALAQQRLEQTNSSLAAALQAAEKKITAEELDSHYGATHSANNILEDISNMFDDLADQLDAMLD
- the CASKIN2 gene encoding caskin-2 isoform X2, which produces MMGREQELIQAVKNGDVPSVQKLVAKVKASKSKLLGSAKRLNVNYQDADGFSALHHAALGGSLELISLLLEAQATVDIKDSNGMRPLHYAAWQGRVEPVHLLLRAAASVNMASLDGQIPLHLSAQYGHYEVSEMLLQHQSNPCLINKAKKTPLDLACEFGRLKVAQLLLNSHMCVALLEGQSKDTSDPNYTTPLHLAAKNGHKEIIRQLLKAGIEINRQTKTGTALHEAALYGKTEVVRLLLEGGVDVNIRNTYNQTALDIVNQFTTSHASKDIKQLLREASGILKVRALKDFWNLHDPTALNIRAGDIITVLEQHSDGRWKGHIHDTQKGTDRVGYFPPSIVEVISKRTGMTLPRLVPAHQRQGIAAPPGGLQPLPGDAPQQAPLSLPTAYGHLTLTRTAPEPENSGDRNSVGSEGSIGSIRSAGSGQSNEGNNGQSTSILIENATLLHPGGEDLQLHLLGSNSQNGQLNSLTGTLGRQNLANCNTSNRIFSHQYLRPEQLLQGKDAEAIYNWLSEFQLEFYTANFLNAGYDVPTISRMTPEDLTAIGVTKPGHRKKISTEIGQLSIAEWLPNYIPADLMEWLSAIGLPQYHKKLVSNGYDSISIVTDLTWEDLQEIGVNKLGHQKKIMLAVKKLTDIRKNLNQADTKPARRKIPGALDIVTIESVENGESQSPHTPKMITFQDSELSYELQTAMSNSCQETLPMKNTQGMSRSQESIGMRSRGSGHSQDNMLSKTILSSHSQESLGSSGHSSTQPRQKENVDVLPGRPNQDNYGKVITKLTTQEGLNGYSNGCGGSPLKERNLPEGTDQYQRPVAQKGSIPLLQPSNSLPAATPCTPPQTPNKGTAPYVFMYPHISLKSPGVPEQPKNPAHLYPQFSSSQRSNLQSSAQKAFSYLHSHCSGTESPYMSPKPGATRGSWQAGEQQNGDTFKYKKRSHSLNRYAVSDGEHEKEEVVTSTLGSYATLTRRPGRSQVPRTYLQSDTKVVRSQSFAIRAKRKGPPPPPPKRLSSVSSVQAMEAEGEQGLESERQPAVAQDSVDVAPSPWLGTSNAGTSQTVKSIAAMLEVPTVGGSPPKPLLLPKPLTPDHELVSRAGSDGQPCGARISEGSCSTRLPDNERDTFENRPRRRTFSEPSVTTMEALQSSLEDVQSDTEEEQRPGPEDCEISSSSSQNSSSECIPFAEEGNLTIKQRPKPTGQHKAEATSQDSESSSPTPANVGPPCSSAGKELEVLEFNLTESDTVKRRPRCKEREPLQTLLKVFSLAGQSQALASPPPQYAQAQAVSIMGPALQVPEPEPGGSGDGFDDDRVEFRIAEIEKSILSLEKGIKKPSLPPKSASPGELHEGAVLLRTSTVGPDASAKHTSVASTKLVFSGPKTIYQQVLQPSRNTIAPWATAEMAPEVAGSTAVACPSKLEIGNKADLSNGVPIFMKPLSAAPDAALAQQRLEQTNSSLAAALQAAEKKITAEELDSHYGATHSANNILEDISNMFDDLADQLDAMLD
- the CASKIN2 gene encoding caskin-2 isoform X3 codes for the protein MMGREQELIQAVKNGDVPSVQKLVAKVKASKSKLLGSAKRLNVNYQDADGFSALHHAALGGSLELISLLLEAQATVDIKDSNGMRPLHYAAWQGRVEPVHLLLRAAASVNMASLDGQIPLHLSAQYGHYEVSEMLLQHQSNPCLINKAKKTPLDLACEFGRLKVAQLLLNSHMCVALLEGQSKDTSDPNYTTPLHLAAKNGHKEIIRQLLKAGIEINRQTKTGTALHEAALYGKTEVVRLLLEGGVDVNIRNTYNQTALDIVNQFTTSHASKDIKQLLRGILKVRALKDFWNLHDPTALNIRAGDIITVLEQHSDGRWKGHIHDTQKGTDRVGYFPPSIVEVISKRTGMTLPRLVPAHQRQGIAAPPGGLQPLPGDAPQQAPLSLPTAYGHLTLTRTAPEPENSAGDRNSVGSEGSIGSIRSAGSGQSNEGNNGQSTSILIENATLLHPGGEDLQLHLLGSNSQNGQLNSLTGTLGRQNLANCNTSNRIFSHQYLRPEQLLQGKDAEAIYNWLSEFQLEFYTANFLNAGYDVPTISRMTPEDLTAIGVTKPGHRKKISTEIGQLSIAEWLPNYIPADLMEWLSAIGLPQYHKKLVSNGYDSISIVTDLTWEDLQEIGVNKLGHQKKIMLAVKKLTDIRKNLNQADTKPARRKIPGALDIVTIESVENGESQSPHTPKMITFQDSELSYELQTAMSNSCQETLPMKNTQGMSRSQESIGMRSRGSGHSQDNMLSKTILSSHSQESLGSSGHSSTQPRQKENVDVLPGRPNQDNYGKVITKLTTQEGLNGYSNGCGGSPLKERNLPEGTDQYQRPVAQKGSIPLLQPSNSLPAATPCTPPQTPNKGTAPYVFMYPHISLKSPGVPEQPKNPAHLYPQFSSSQRSNLQSSAQKAFSYLHSHCSGTESPYMSPKPGATRGSWQAGEQQNGDTFKYKKRSHSLNRYAVSDGEHEKEEVVTSTLGSYATLTRRPGRSQVPRTYLQSDTKVVRSQSFAIRAKRKGPPPPPPKRLSSVSSVQAMEAEGEQGLESERQPAVAQDSVDVAPSPWLGTSNAGTSQTVKSIAAMLEVPTVGGSPPKPLLLPKPLTPDHELVSRAGSDGQPCGARISEGSCSTRLPDNERDTFENRPRRRTFSEPSVTTMEALQSSLEDVQSDTEEEQRPGPEDCEISSSSSQNSSSECIPFAEEGNLTIKQRPKPTGQHKAEATSQDSESSSPTPANVGPPCSSAGKELEVLEFNLTESDTVKRRPRCKEREPLQTLLKVFSLAGQSQALASPPPQYAQAQAVSIMGPALQVPEPEPGGSGDGFDDDRVEFRIAEIEKSILSLEKGIKKPSLPPKSASPGELHEGAVLLRTSTVGPDASAKHTSVASTKLVFSGPKTIYQQVLQPSRNTIAPWATAEMAPEVAGSTAVACPSKLEIGNKADLSNGVPIFMKPLSAAPDAALAQQRLEQTNSSLAAALQAAEKKITAEELDSHYGATHSANNILEDISNMFDDLADQLDAMLD
- the CASKIN2 gene encoding caskin-2 isoform X4 — protein: MMGREQELIQAVKNGDVPSVQKLVAKVKASKSKLLGSAKRLNVNYQDADGFSALHHAALGGSLELISLLLEAQATVDIKDSNGMRPLHYAAWQGRVEPVHLLLRAAASVNMASLDGQIPLHLSAQYGHYEVSEMLLQHQSNPCLINKAKKTPLDLACEFGRLKVAQLLLNSHMCVALLEGQSKDTSDPNYTTPLHLAAKNGHKEIIRQLLKAGIEINRQTKTGTALHEAALYGKTEVVRLLLEGGVDVNIRNTYNQTALDIVNQFTTSHASKDIKQLLREASGILKVRALKDFWNLHDPTALNIRAGDIITVLEQHSDGRWKGHIHDTQKGTDRVGYFPPSIVEVISKRTAGDRNSVGSEGSIGSIRSAGSGQSNEGNNGQSTSILIENATLLHPGGEDLQLHLLGSNSQNGQLNSLTGTLGRQNLANCNTSNRIFSHQYLRPEQLLQGKDAEAIYNWLSEFQLEFYTANFLNAGYDVPTISRMTPEDLTAIGVTKPGHRKKISTEIGQLSIAEWLPNYIPADLMEWLSAIGLPQYHKKLVSNGYDSISIVTDLTWEDLQEIGVNKLGHQKKIMLAVKKLTDIRKNLNQADTKPARRKIPGALDIVTIESVENGESQSPHTPKMITFQDSELSYELQTAMSNSCQETLPMKNTQGMSRSQESIGMRSRGSGHSQDNMLSKTILSSHSQESLGSSGHSSTQPRQKENVDVLPGRPNQDNYGKVITKLTTQEGLNGYSNGCGGSPLKERNLPEGTDQYQRPVAQKGSIPLLQPSNSLPAATPCTPPQTPNKGTAPYVFMYPHISLKSPGVPEQPKNPAHLYPQFSSSQRSNLQSSAQKAFSYLHSHCSGTESPYMSPKPGATRGSWQAGEQQNGDTFKYKKRSHSLNRYAVSDGEHEKEEVVTSTLGSYATLTRRPGRSQVPRTYLQSDTKVVRSQSFAIRAKRKGPPPPPPKRLSSVSSVQAMEAEGEQGLESERQPAVAQDSVDVAPSPWLGTSNAGTSQTVKSIAAMLEVPTVGGSPPKPLLLPKPLTPDHELVSRAGSDGQPCGARISEGSCSTRLPDNERDTFENRPRRRTFSEPSVTTMEALQSSLEDVQSDTEEEQRPGPEDCEISSSSSQNSSSECIPFAEEGNLTIKQRPKPTGQHKAEATSQDSESSSPTPANVGPPCSSAGKELEVLEFNLTESDTVKRRPRCKEREPLQTLLKVFSLAGQSQALASPPPQYAQAQAVSIMGPALQVPEPEPGGSGDGFDDDRVEFRIAEIEKSILSLEKGIKKPSLPPKSASPGELHEGAVLLRTSTVGPDASAKHTSVASTKLVFSGPKTIYQQVLQPSRNTIAPWATAEMAPEVAGSTAVACPSKLEIGNKADLSNGVPIFMKPLSAAPDAALAQQRLEQTNSSLAAALQAAEKKITAEELDSHYGATHSANNILEDISNMFDDLADQLDAMLD